One window from the genome of Salvia splendens isolate huo1 chromosome 9, SspV2, whole genome shotgun sequence encodes:
- the LOC121749816 gene encoding probable serine/threonine-protein kinase SIS8 isoform X2, translating into MKNFLKKLHIGSNQSEDIEGSSTSSRGARLSDGSPSVKLSHSKSEHKTFSTISGWLNSVTHRHSPSPPSSSNVTKGERMEPSDSVGSSSLDAVRHDSGSSNSRENDIEEEYQIQLALELSAKEDPEAVQIEAVKQISLGSCHPENTPAEVVAYRYWNYNALSYDDKILDGFYDLYGIVTGSMSSRMPSLVDLQATPLSDDISWEAILVNRQSDSNLLKLEQKAIEIGFRVRSHSINSVNHSTVRKLATLVSNHMGGPVGDPDGMLEAWRNLSHTLKARHGSMVLPIGSLTVGLARHRALLFKVLADFFGIPCRLVKGPQFTGSDDVAVSFVKIDDGREYIVDLMADPGTLIPSDAAGANPNYEDSFLPVYPVSKNVGPSHWPLSSGRSSSALDKKSDFGILDQGSKFRNSIPEGKELTDEGESKPSSALVELPMKGQGGSHQCIYGSDVKIEPALETSTRPSHTHARSPSWTEGVSSPAVRKKKVKDVSKYMIEAAKENPQLAQKLHDVLLESGVVAPPNLFTEMYTEQLDMPLSEVKSAMQEYDSKGSDDKLKGKGFHYDRSFLPPLPHQVSHPRGSLDKHPHLQLDLKESNKHTVSLDSEATPVRYTKNVPVAAAAAAAAAVVASSMVVAAAKVSSDSKLQLPVAAAATATAAAVVATTAAVTKQYEALESAVHSADSPGELSPTVGVRSDVDIAVHERGSGDRGHGGSGPSSGGERISDRSTENESSKSDSTLDDVADCEIPWEDITLGSYGEVYHGDWHGTEVAVKKFLDQDITGESLEEFRSEVRIMKRVRHPNVVLFMGAITRPPNLSIITEFLPRGSLYRLLHRPNNQLDERRRLKMALDAARGMNYLHNCTPVIVHRDLKSPNLLVDKNWVVKVCDFGLSRMKHSTFLSSRSTAGTAEWMAPEVLRNEPSNEKCDVYSFGVILWELCTMRQPWGGMNPMQVVGAVGFQHRRLDIPDDMDPVIKDIVLRCWETDPNLRPTFSEIMAALKPLQKSIASSQAPKTMSRRSVNSQDRRN; encoded by the exons atgaaaaacTTTCTAAAGAAACTTCACATAGGATCCAATCAATCTGAGGACATAGAGGGCTCTTCAACATCATCAAGGGGTGCTAGATTGAGTGATGGTTCACCAAGTGTTAAGCTATCCCACTCTAAGTCGGAGCACAAGACGTTTTCAACGATTTCGGGGTGGTTGAACTCTGTTACTCATAGGCATAGCCCTAGTCCTCCATCTTCATCTAACGTGACAAAGGGGGAGAGAATGGAGCCCTCTGATTCTGTGGGGAGCAGTAGCTTGGATGCTGTGAGGCATGATTCGGGCTCTTCTAACTCAAGGGAGAATGATATTGAGGAGGAGTATCAGATTCAGTTGGCCTTAGAGCTAAGTGCAAAGGAGGATCCTGAGGCTGTGCAGATTGAGGCTGTGAAGCAGATCAGTTTGGGCTCTTGTCATCCTGAGAATACTCCGGCTGAAGTTGTGGCATATCGTTATTGG AATTACAATGCCCTTAGCTACGATGACAAGATTCTGGATGGGTTCTATGATCTTTATGGCATCGTGACCGGCTCCATGTCGTCTAGAATGCCTTCCCTTGTGGATCTGCAAGCAACGCCCTTATCAGATGATATTAGTTGGGAAGCCATTCTTGTAAATAGACAATCTGATTCGAACTTGTTGAAACTCGAGCAGAAAGCCATCGAAATTGGATTCAGAGTAAGGTCACATTCCATTAATTCTGTAAACCACAGTACAGTGCGAAAACTTGCTACTTTAGTTTCCAATCACATGGGAGGGCCAGTTGGTGACCCCGATGGCATGTTGGAAGCATGGAGAAATCTCAGTCATACTTTGAAAGCAAGGCATGGGAGCATGGTTTTGCCTATTGGTTCTCTAACTGTTGGACTGGCTCGTCACCGGGCATTGCTATTTAAG GTTTTGGCTGATTTTTTTGGAATTCCTTGTCGCTTGGTAAAAGGACCACAGTTTACTGGTTCTGACGACGTGGCAGTGAGCTTTGTGAAAATTGATGATGGGAG GGAATACATTGTTGATTTGATGGCCGACCCTGGTACACTTATTCCTTCTGATGCAGCAGGGGCCAATCCTAACTACGAAGACTCATTTCTCCCCGTCTACCCAGTGTCTAAAAATGTTGGTCCTTCTCACTGGCCTTTGTCTAGTGGCAGATCATCCAGTGCACTTGACAAGAAATCGGATTTTGGTATATTGGATCAAGGATCCAAATTCAGGAACAGTATCCCTGAGGGAAAGGAATTGACGGATGAAGGTGAAAGTAAACCATCAAGTGCTTTAGTAGAGCTGCCGATGAAAGGCCAAGGAGGATCTCACCAGTGCATTTATGGTTCAGATGTGAAGATAGAGCCGGCACTGGAAACCTCTACCAGGCCGAGTCACACACACGCAAGATCTCCATCCTGGACAGAAGGAGTTAGCTCCCCAGCTGTTcggaaaaaaaaagtgaaggaTGTTTCAAAATACATGATCGAGGCTGCCAAAGAAAACCCACAATTAGCTCAGAAGCTCCACGATGTTCTGCTTGAGAGTGGCGTCGTTGCGCCTCCGAATTTGTTCACTGAAATGTACACAGAACAGTTGGATATGCCGCTGTCGGAGGTCAAGTCCGCGATGCAAGAATACGATAGCAAAGGATCTGATGACAAACTTAAAGGAAAGGGTTTCCATTATGATCGATCTTTTCTCCCTCCACTGCCTCATCAGGTTTCGCATCCTAGAGGCAGTTTGGATAAGCATCCGCATCTCCAGTTGGATCTAAAAGAATCTAACAAGCACACTGTTTCCTTGGATTCCGAAGCAACTCCTGTAAGATATACAAAAAACGTTCCGGTTGCTGCTGCAGCAGCAGCTGCTGCTGCGGTTGTTGCCTCTTCGATGGTAGTTGCTGCTGCAAAGGTAAGCAGTGATTCAAAACTTCAGCTTCCCGTCGCAGCTGCAGCTACTGCAACAGCAGCAGCTGTAGTAGCAACTACCGCAGCTGTTACAAAACAGTATGAGGCTCTGGAATCTGCTGTTCATTCAGCGGATAGCCCTGGTGAACTTAGTCCGACAGTGGGTGTCAGAAGTGATGTGGACATTGCTGTTCATGAACGAGGTAGTGGTGACAGAGGACATGGAGGTTCGGGACCGAGTTCTGGAGGGGAGAGGATATCGGATAGATCCACGGAGAATGAAAGTTCAAAATCTGATTCAACATTAGATGATGTAGCGGACTGCGAAATTCCTTGGGAAGATATCACCTTGG GATCTTACGGCGAGGTATACCATGGAGACTGGCATGGAACT GAAGTTGCTGTTAAGAAGTTCCTTGACCAAGATATAACCGGTGAATCTCTTGAGGAATTCAGAAGTGAG GTCCGCATCATGAAAAGAGTCAGACATCCAAACGTTGTTCTCTTTATGGGAGCTATTACTCGACCTCCTAATCTCTCGATTATTACAGAGTTTCTCCCTAG AGGTAGTTTATACAGATTACTTCATCGCCCAAACAATCAACTAGATGAGCGTAGACGGTTGAAGATGGCTCTCGATGCT GCTCGAGGAATGAATTATTTGCATAATTGCACTCCTGTGATAGTTCATCGGGATCTGAAGTCCCCAAACCTTCTCGTTGACAAGAACTGGGTAGTCAAG GTGTGTGATTTCGGATTATCGAGGATGAAGCACAGCACGTTTCTTTCTTCAAGGTCTACTGCTGGAACG GCGGAGTGGATGGCACCGGAAGTATTGAGAAACGAGCCATCAAATGAGAA ATGTGACGTTTACAGCTTTGGCGTGATACTCTGGGAGCTCTGCACCATGCGGCAGCCGTGGGGAGGGATGAACCCAATGCAAGTTGTTGGTGCTGTCGGATTTCAGCATCGCCGTCTTGACATACCAGACGACATGGATCCTGTCATCAAAGACATTGTCTTGAGATGCTGGGAAAC AGATCCGAATCTACGGCCTACATTCAGTGAAATCATGGCTGCCTTGAAACCGCTTCAAAAGTCGATCGCAAGCTCACAAGCACCAAAAACAATGAGCAGGAGAAGTGTAAATTCCCAAGATAGAAGAAACTAG
- the LOC121749816 gene encoding probable serine/threonine-protein kinase SIS8 isoform X3, with the protein MKNFLKKLHIGSNQSEDIEGSSTSSRGARLSDGSPSVKLSHSKSEHKTFSTISGWLNSVTHRHSPSPPSSSNVTKGERMEPSDSVGSSSLDAVRHDSGSSNSRENDIEEEYQIQLALELSAKEDPEAVQIEAVKQISLGSCHPENTPAEVVAYRYWNYNALSYDDKILDGFYDLYGIVTGSMSSRMPSLVDLQATPLSDDISWEAILVNRQSDSNLLKLEQKAIEIGFRVRSHSINSVNHSTVRKLATLVSNHMGGPVGDPDGMLEAWRNLSHTLKARHGSMVLPIGSLTVGLARHRALLFKVLADFFGIPCRLVKGPQFTGSDDVAVSFVKIDDGREYIVDLMADPGTLIPSDAAGANPNYEDSFLPVYPVSKNVGPSHWPLSSGRSSSALDKKSDFGILDQGSKFRNSIPEGKELTDEGESKPSSALVELPMKGQGGSHQCIYGSDVKIEPALETSTRPSHTHARSPSWTEGVSSPAVRKKKVKDVSKYMIEAAKENPQLAQKLHDVLLESGVVAPPNLFTEMYTEQLDMPLSEVKSAMQEYDSKGSDDKLKGKGFHYDRSFLPPLPHQVSHPRGSLDKHPHLQLDLKESNKHTVSLDSEATPVRYTKNVPVAAAAAAAAAVVASSMVVAAAKVSSDSKLQLPVAAAATATAAAVVATTAAVTKQYEALESAVHSADSPGELSPTVGVRSDVDIAVHERGSGDRGHGGSGPSSGGERISDRSTENESSKSDSTLDDVADCEIPWEDITLGERIGLGSYGEVYHGDWHGTEVAVKKFLDQDITGESLEEFRSEVRIMKRVRHPNVVLFMGAITRPPNLSIITEFLPRGSLYRLLHRPNNQLDERRRLKMALDAARGMNYLHNCTPVIVHRDLKSPNLLVDKNWVVKVCDFGLSRMKHSTFLSSRSTAGTAEWMAPEVLRNEPSNEKYAVPSY; encoded by the exons atgaaaaacTTTCTAAAGAAACTTCACATAGGATCCAATCAATCTGAGGACATAGAGGGCTCTTCAACATCATCAAGGGGTGCTAGATTGAGTGATGGTTCACCAAGTGTTAAGCTATCCCACTCTAAGTCGGAGCACAAGACGTTTTCAACGATTTCGGGGTGGTTGAACTCTGTTACTCATAGGCATAGCCCTAGTCCTCCATCTTCATCTAACGTGACAAAGGGGGAGAGAATGGAGCCCTCTGATTCTGTGGGGAGCAGTAGCTTGGATGCTGTGAGGCATGATTCGGGCTCTTCTAACTCAAGGGAGAATGATATTGAGGAGGAGTATCAGATTCAGTTGGCCTTAGAGCTAAGTGCAAAGGAGGATCCTGAGGCTGTGCAGATTGAGGCTGTGAAGCAGATCAGTTTGGGCTCTTGTCATCCTGAGAATACTCCGGCTGAAGTTGTGGCATATCGTTATTGG AATTACAATGCCCTTAGCTACGATGACAAGATTCTGGATGGGTTCTATGATCTTTATGGCATCGTGACCGGCTCCATGTCGTCTAGAATGCCTTCCCTTGTGGATCTGCAAGCAACGCCCTTATCAGATGATATTAGTTGGGAAGCCATTCTTGTAAATAGACAATCTGATTCGAACTTGTTGAAACTCGAGCAGAAAGCCATCGAAATTGGATTCAGAGTAAGGTCACATTCCATTAATTCTGTAAACCACAGTACAGTGCGAAAACTTGCTACTTTAGTTTCCAATCACATGGGAGGGCCAGTTGGTGACCCCGATGGCATGTTGGAAGCATGGAGAAATCTCAGTCATACTTTGAAAGCAAGGCATGGGAGCATGGTTTTGCCTATTGGTTCTCTAACTGTTGGACTGGCTCGTCACCGGGCATTGCTATTTAAG GTTTTGGCTGATTTTTTTGGAATTCCTTGTCGCTTGGTAAAAGGACCACAGTTTACTGGTTCTGACGACGTGGCAGTGAGCTTTGTGAAAATTGATGATGGGAG GGAATACATTGTTGATTTGATGGCCGACCCTGGTACACTTATTCCTTCTGATGCAGCAGGGGCCAATCCTAACTACGAAGACTCATTTCTCCCCGTCTACCCAGTGTCTAAAAATGTTGGTCCTTCTCACTGGCCTTTGTCTAGTGGCAGATCATCCAGTGCACTTGACAAGAAATCGGATTTTGGTATATTGGATCAAGGATCCAAATTCAGGAACAGTATCCCTGAGGGAAAGGAATTGACGGATGAAGGTGAAAGTAAACCATCAAGTGCTTTAGTAGAGCTGCCGATGAAAGGCCAAGGAGGATCTCACCAGTGCATTTATGGTTCAGATGTGAAGATAGAGCCGGCACTGGAAACCTCTACCAGGCCGAGTCACACACACGCAAGATCTCCATCCTGGACAGAAGGAGTTAGCTCCCCAGCTGTTcggaaaaaaaaagtgaaggaTGTTTCAAAATACATGATCGAGGCTGCCAAAGAAAACCCACAATTAGCTCAGAAGCTCCACGATGTTCTGCTTGAGAGTGGCGTCGTTGCGCCTCCGAATTTGTTCACTGAAATGTACACAGAACAGTTGGATATGCCGCTGTCGGAGGTCAAGTCCGCGATGCAAGAATACGATAGCAAAGGATCTGATGACAAACTTAAAGGAAAGGGTTTCCATTATGATCGATCTTTTCTCCCTCCACTGCCTCATCAGGTTTCGCATCCTAGAGGCAGTTTGGATAAGCATCCGCATCTCCAGTTGGATCTAAAAGAATCTAACAAGCACACTGTTTCCTTGGATTCCGAAGCAACTCCTGTAAGATATACAAAAAACGTTCCGGTTGCTGCTGCAGCAGCAGCTGCTGCTGCGGTTGTTGCCTCTTCGATGGTAGTTGCTGCTGCAAAGGTAAGCAGTGATTCAAAACTTCAGCTTCCCGTCGCAGCTGCAGCTACTGCAACAGCAGCAGCTGTAGTAGCAACTACCGCAGCTGTTACAAAACAGTATGAGGCTCTGGAATCTGCTGTTCATTCAGCGGATAGCCCTGGTGAACTTAGTCCGACAGTGGGTGTCAGAAGTGATGTGGACATTGCTGTTCATGAACGAGGTAGTGGTGACAGAGGACATGGAGGTTCGGGACCGAGTTCTGGAGGGGAGAGGATATCGGATAGATCCACGGAGAATGAAAGTTCAAAATCTGATTCAACATTAGATGATGTAGCGGACTGCGAAATTCCTTGGGAAGATATCACCTTGGGTGAGCGTATCGGGCTTG GATCTTACGGCGAGGTATACCATGGAGACTGGCATGGAACT GAAGTTGCTGTTAAGAAGTTCCTTGACCAAGATATAACCGGTGAATCTCTTGAGGAATTCAGAAGTGAG GTCCGCATCATGAAAAGAGTCAGACATCCAAACGTTGTTCTCTTTATGGGAGCTATTACTCGACCTCCTAATCTCTCGATTATTACAGAGTTTCTCCCTAG AGGTAGTTTATACAGATTACTTCATCGCCCAAACAATCAACTAGATGAGCGTAGACGGTTGAAGATGGCTCTCGATGCT GCTCGAGGAATGAATTATTTGCATAATTGCACTCCTGTGATAGTTCATCGGGATCTGAAGTCCCCAAACCTTCTCGTTGACAAGAACTGGGTAGTCAAG GTGTGTGATTTCGGATTATCGAGGATGAAGCACAGCACGTTTCTTTCTTCAAGGTCTACTGCTGGAACG GCGGAGTGGATGGCACCGGAAGTATTGAGAAACGAGCCATCAAATGAGAAGTATGCAGTCCCATCTTATTAA
- the LOC121749816 gene encoding probable serine/threonine-protein kinase SIS8 isoform X1, with protein MKNFLKKLHIGSNQSEDIEGSSTSSRGARLSDGSPSVKLSHSKSEHKTFSTISGWLNSVTHRHSPSPPSSSNVTKGERMEPSDSVGSSSLDAVRHDSGSSNSRENDIEEEYQIQLALELSAKEDPEAVQIEAVKQISLGSCHPENTPAEVVAYRYWNYNALSYDDKILDGFYDLYGIVTGSMSSRMPSLVDLQATPLSDDISWEAILVNRQSDSNLLKLEQKAIEIGFRVRSHSINSVNHSTVRKLATLVSNHMGGPVGDPDGMLEAWRNLSHTLKARHGSMVLPIGSLTVGLARHRALLFKVLADFFGIPCRLVKGPQFTGSDDVAVSFVKIDDGREYIVDLMADPGTLIPSDAAGANPNYEDSFLPVYPVSKNVGPSHWPLSSGRSSSALDKKSDFGILDQGSKFRNSIPEGKELTDEGESKPSSALVELPMKGQGGSHQCIYGSDVKIEPALETSTRPSHTHARSPSWTEGVSSPAVRKKKVKDVSKYMIEAAKENPQLAQKLHDVLLESGVVAPPNLFTEMYTEQLDMPLSEVKSAMQEYDSKGSDDKLKGKGFHYDRSFLPPLPHQVSHPRGSLDKHPHLQLDLKESNKHTVSLDSEATPVRYTKNVPVAAAAAAAAAVVASSMVVAAAKVSSDSKLQLPVAAAATATAAAVVATTAAVTKQYEALESAVHSADSPGELSPTVGVRSDVDIAVHERGSGDRGHGGSGPSSGGERISDRSTENESSKSDSTLDDVADCEIPWEDITLGERIGLGSYGEVYHGDWHGTEVAVKKFLDQDITGESLEEFRSEVRIMKRVRHPNVVLFMGAITRPPNLSIITEFLPRGSLYRLLHRPNNQLDERRRLKMALDAARGMNYLHNCTPVIVHRDLKSPNLLVDKNWVVKVCDFGLSRMKHSTFLSSRSTAGTAEWMAPEVLRNEPSNEKCDVYSFGVILWELCTMRQPWGGMNPMQVVGAVGFQHRRLDIPDDMDPVIKDIVLRCWETDPNLRPTFSEIMAALKPLQKSIASSQAPKTMSRRSVNSQDRRN; from the exons atgaaaaacTTTCTAAAGAAACTTCACATAGGATCCAATCAATCTGAGGACATAGAGGGCTCTTCAACATCATCAAGGGGTGCTAGATTGAGTGATGGTTCACCAAGTGTTAAGCTATCCCACTCTAAGTCGGAGCACAAGACGTTTTCAACGATTTCGGGGTGGTTGAACTCTGTTACTCATAGGCATAGCCCTAGTCCTCCATCTTCATCTAACGTGACAAAGGGGGAGAGAATGGAGCCCTCTGATTCTGTGGGGAGCAGTAGCTTGGATGCTGTGAGGCATGATTCGGGCTCTTCTAACTCAAGGGAGAATGATATTGAGGAGGAGTATCAGATTCAGTTGGCCTTAGAGCTAAGTGCAAAGGAGGATCCTGAGGCTGTGCAGATTGAGGCTGTGAAGCAGATCAGTTTGGGCTCTTGTCATCCTGAGAATACTCCGGCTGAAGTTGTGGCATATCGTTATTGG AATTACAATGCCCTTAGCTACGATGACAAGATTCTGGATGGGTTCTATGATCTTTATGGCATCGTGACCGGCTCCATGTCGTCTAGAATGCCTTCCCTTGTGGATCTGCAAGCAACGCCCTTATCAGATGATATTAGTTGGGAAGCCATTCTTGTAAATAGACAATCTGATTCGAACTTGTTGAAACTCGAGCAGAAAGCCATCGAAATTGGATTCAGAGTAAGGTCACATTCCATTAATTCTGTAAACCACAGTACAGTGCGAAAACTTGCTACTTTAGTTTCCAATCACATGGGAGGGCCAGTTGGTGACCCCGATGGCATGTTGGAAGCATGGAGAAATCTCAGTCATACTTTGAAAGCAAGGCATGGGAGCATGGTTTTGCCTATTGGTTCTCTAACTGTTGGACTGGCTCGTCACCGGGCATTGCTATTTAAG GTTTTGGCTGATTTTTTTGGAATTCCTTGTCGCTTGGTAAAAGGACCACAGTTTACTGGTTCTGACGACGTGGCAGTGAGCTTTGTGAAAATTGATGATGGGAG GGAATACATTGTTGATTTGATGGCCGACCCTGGTACACTTATTCCTTCTGATGCAGCAGGGGCCAATCCTAACTACGAAGACTCATTTCTCCCCGTCTACCCAGTGTCTAAAAATGTTGGTCCTTCTCACTGGCCTTTGTCTAGTGGCAGATCATCCAGTGCACTTGACAAGAAATCGGATTTTGGTATATTGGATCAAGGATCCAAATTCAGGAACAGTATCCCTGAGGGAAAGGAATTGACGGATGAAGGTGAAAGTAAACCATCAAGTGCTTTAGTAGAGCTGCCGATGAAAGGCCAAGGAGGATCTCACCAGTGCATTTATGGTTCAGATGTGAAGATAGAGCCGGCACTGGAAACCTCTACCAGGCCGAGTCACACACACGCAAGATCTCCATCCTGGACAGAAGGAGTTAGCTCCCCAGCTGTTcggaaaaaaaaagtgaaggaTGTTTCAAAATACATGATCGAGGCTGCCAAAGAAAACCCACAATTAGCTCAGAAGCTCCACGATGTTCTGCTTGAGAGTGGCGTCGTTGCGCCTCCGAATTTGTTCACTGAAATGTACACAGAACAGTTGGATATGCCGCTGTCGGAGGTCAAGTCCGCGATGCAAGAATACGATAGCAAAGGATCTGATGACAAACTTAAAGGAAAGGGTTTCCATTATGATCGATCTTTTCTCCCTCCACTGCCTCATCAGGTTTCGCATCCTAGAGGCAGTTTGGATAAGCATCCGCATCTCCAGTTGGATCTAAAAGAATCTAACAAGCACACTGTTTCCTTGGATTCCGAAGCAACTCCTGTAAGATATACAAAAAACGTTCCGGTTGCTGCTGCAGCAGCAGCTGCTGCTGCGGTTGTTGCCTCTTCGATGGTAGTTGCTGCTGCAAAGGTAAGCAGTGATTCAAAACTTCAGCTTCCCGTCGCAGCTGCAGCTACTGCAACAGCAGCAGCTGTAGTAGCAACTACCGCAGCTGTTACAAAACAGTATGAGGCTCTGGAATCTGCTGTTCATTCAGCGGATAGCCCTGGTGAACTTAGTCCGACAGTGGGTGTCAGAAGTGATGTGGACATTGCTGTTCATGAACGAGGTAGTGGTGACAGAGGACATGGAGGTTCGGGACCGAGTTCTGGAGGGGAGAGGATATCGGATAGATCCACGGAGAATGAAAGTTCAAAATCTGATTCAACATTAGATGATGTAGCGGACTGCGAAATTCCTTGGGAAGATATCACCTTGGGTGAGCGTATCGGGCTTG GATCTTACGGCGAGGTATACCATGGAGACTGGCATGGAACT GAAGTTGCTGTTAAGAAGTTCCTTGACCAAGATATAACCGGTGAATCTCTTGAGGAATTCAGAAGTGAG GTCCGCATCATGAAAAGAGTCAGACATCCAAACGTTGTTCTCTTTATGGGAGCTATTACTCGACCTCCTAATCTCTCGATTATTACAGAGTTTCTCCCTAG AGGTAGTTTATACAGATTACTTCATCGCCCAAACAATCAACTAGATGAGCGTAGACGGTTGAAGATGGCTCTCGATGCT GCTCGAGGAATGAATTATTTGCATAATTGCACTCCTGTGATAGTTCATCGGGATCTGAAGTCCCCAAACCTTCTCGTTGACAAGAACTGGGTAGTCAAG GTGTGTGATTTCGGATTATCGAGGATGAAGCACAGCACGTTTCTTTCTTCAAGGTCTACTGCTGGAACG GCGGAGTGGATGGCACCGGAAGTATTGAGAAACGAGCCATCAAATGAGAA ATGTGACGTTTACAGCTTTGGCGTGATACTCTGGGAGCTCTGCACCATGCGGCAGCCGTGGGGAGGGATGAACCCAATGCAAGTTGTTGGTGCTGTCGGATTTCAGCATCGCCGTCTTGACATACCAGACGACATGGATCCTGTCATCAAAGACATTGTCTTGAGATGCTGGGAAAC AGATCCGAATCTACGGCCTACATTCAGTGAAATCATGGCTGCCTTGAAACCGCTTCAAAAGTCGATCGCAAGCTCACAAGCACCAAAAACAATGAGCAGGAGAAGTGTAAATTCCCAAGATAGAAGAAACTAG